The segment CGACGGCCGAACCGGAACGCATTCAAGTTTCACTTTCGGCGTCGCCGGAAGCGTTCGATGAGAAGTTCAATCTCAAGGGTTACAAGGGCGGTCAACCGCAGGACTACGAATGCGATTTCGTCAGCAACTACAAATCGGTCACTTCCACGACGCTGCCGTGGGCGTGGATTGTGCCAACAGATCAGCCTCGTGCGATCGACCGGTTGTTGCGGCACGGGATCGTCGTTTCCGCGTTGACCGAGGCAAAAGAACTTCAGGTGGAACAGGATACGGTCTTGAACATAAAGCGTTCTGAATCCGAATTTCAAAAGCATGCCAACGTTCGGATCGAAACCGAACGCAAACTGGTCGCGAAAGAGGTTCCTGCTGGCAGCTACGTCGTTCAGTCGGCCCAACCGTTGGGACGATTGGCTGCCTATCTGTTGGAAGCCGAATCTGACGACGGTTTGACAATGTGGAACTTTTTCGATGACTCGATCGCCAAAGGTAAACCGTATCCGGTCGTCCGCCTCGCGTCGCCGATTGCTCTGGCCAGCAAACAAATCTCCAAAGTCGCAGAGAAACTTCCGATCAGCCTGGACATGCTAGACGGCCCATCAAGCCTTTTCGCACGGACTCCCAAATCGCCAAAGTGGTTTGGAGAAACGAATTTGATTTCCGATCAACGCTGGGGACGCTCGGTTGTCGTCGATTGCGAAACGAACGCGGTGGTGAAGCCTGCGGCGCCGTTCGTAAAAGCCAAATTTGCTGAAACGCTCAAGTCTCTGGATCTTGAAACGTCCGTTGTCTCGAAGTTGCTATCAGCTTCCCCAACAAATTCGACGAATGGAAAAGTCTCGATCCTTTCCGCTTCAAACCACACGGTGGTGTACTTCATCGCCGCCGATGAATCGATGTTGATTGGATCACCAGACAATGAAGCCGAACTGACAGTTTTAAATCCCGCAGAAGATCAACTTGCGTTCGTCAACGATGACGGGCTGAATTTTTTGAACCTCGATATACGAACGATCTCGACGGTCAAGAAAGCTAACAAAGACAATCTTGTTGGAAAACTGGACTGGGTTTACCAGGAAGAGCTTTACGGGCGTGGAAACTTTAAAGGCTTCTGGTGGCATCCGGAACAGGATCGTGTGGCGTTTTTGGATTTGGACGAAAGTCCCGTTTTGCCATTCACGGTCATGGACCATCTGCCGGTCCGAGGCAAATCAGAGTTCACAAACTATCCCAAAGCCGGCGATCCGCTGCCGAAGGTTAGACTGGGCTTGGTCGAAACGGACAAGCCGGATGAGGTCACCTGGATCGATCTGGACGGGTACGACGATGAGCTTTTAATTTCAGCTGTCTCGTGGTCGCAAACCGGCGACCGACTTGTGGCTCAGGTGCAAAACCGCGAGCAAACGTGGCTGGATTTCGTAACCGCTGATGCCGACGGGAAAAACGTAAAAGCCATTTTCCGCGATCAAACTGCGGCGTGGATTGAGTCGCCTGGCGATCCGATCTTTGTCGATGATTCGACTTTCCTGTGGGTCAGTCCGCGAAATGGATACCGGCACCTGTATCGCTATTCGCTCAACGGCACGATGCAAAAGCAACTGACCGCTGGGGAATGGGAAATCCGAAATCTGATTGGTTTGGACAAAGGAAAGCAGTTCTGTTTCTTCACCGCGGCAAAGAATTCTCCGCTGGAAATACATTTGTATCGACTCGATTTGGCCAGCGGCGAGATCAGGCAACTCAGCCAGAAAACAGGCTCGCATCAGATCAATTTCAGTGCCGACAAACAGTTCTATCTGGATACGTGGAGCGATTTCCTGACGATGCCGCAGACCAGCATCCATCGCAATGACGGCACGTTGGTGAGAAAGCTGGACGTTTCGTCAGACGACCGTTTCGATTTCATAGAAGTCGCCAAGCCGAAACTGATCGAGATCCCGACTGACAATCAGCCGATGGATGGCATGTTGATCTTGCCGCCGAATTTTGACAAATCAAAAAAGTATCCTTTGTTCGTGCACATGTATGCCGGCCCACAAGCCCCACGCGTCAAGAATCGATTCGGAGGTCAGTGGTATCTATGGCATCAAATGCTGGCTCAAAAAGGCTACGCAGTCTTCATCGTCGACCCCAGATCTTGCAGTCATCGCAGCGGCAAACAGGCGTGGCCAGTGTTTCGAAACTTCGCAACCGCGGAGCTTGACGACATTCTGACCAGCATCGATTTCGTGAAGAAGGAAGGCTGGGTCGATGAAGATCGAATCGGAATTTGGGGCTGGAGCTACGGCGGTTACATGACCGCGTTTGCGATGACCCATTCAGACGTTTTCAAGATGGGAATTTCCGGAGCACCGGTCACCGACTGGAAGAACTACGACGCGATTTATACCGAGCGTTACATGGGATTGCCACAAGACAACACTGAGGGCTACAAAACTTCGTCGGTTCTTGAGAGTGCGGAAAACCTGTCGGGCAAAATGCTGCTGGTTCACGGCACGATCGATGACAACGTTCACCTCAACAATACGCTGCAACTGGTGGAACTGCTGCAGAAGGCCGGAAAACAGTTCGACTTGATGCTGTATCCATCAAACCGCCACAGTGTTCGAGACAAGGAACAGCTAAAACACCTGCGAAAACTGATGACCGACTATGTGTTGGAGAACCTGTAGCTCAAAGTTGAAACTTGAGTTCGAGAGTGGCGGTGGAAGTTTGTTCGGTTTGCTCGAAGACGTCGACGTCGAATTGGCGTCCAATGCTATTCCCGGCGTTGTCTTCCAAGTTTATATCGACTGACACCCGGTAGTCACCGGTTTGCCAATCGGTCTCTGGAACAAAACGCCACTGCTGCTCTTCATCGGTCACCAACACGGTTCCCGCAATCCGTTTGCCTTTCTCATCATAGACTTGCAACGCTCGCTGCAGCATGGAATGGTCGAGCGGTTCCTGAAACCTGACAACGAGTGGCTCAACTGAACCGACCGCCGGCGTCGTCACTTTCCAATGTTCCGGATCCGGTTGTGTTTTGTCTTCATCCGTGGCACGAAACTGTTTGACGTGCGTCTCGCCCAATGTCAAACCGTCCGCGTTCGGCCACGCACCATCGATTACCAGTTCGTACGATTTGCCAGATTCAAAGATCGGACCCATCTCTTCACGCGGCTTGAGGCCTCGCTTGATGCGCCCCGGATCCAACAGCAGAGTCAGTCGTTTCGAATCGCGGCTCCACAATTCCTGCTCAATTTCGAGAAACGGAAGTTCAATTTCGGCGCCATCGACCTCACGCAGCTGAATAAAATCGTAAACGTCACCCTTTCGCATCGGAGTCGAGAACTCGACATAGAATTTCAACGTATTTTCCGGGACAACGTCCGACGATGGATAGACCGCTGTGATCTTCGCGCGATCCTGATCCTTCGAGGGAGTTTCGACCGTGAAAAAAAGAGGCTTTAGTTTTGGATCCGCCGACACACTGACATTAAACTTCGTTCCCGCTCGCAGTGGAAACCGCGGCTTGAACCAGACAAAATCACCGTCGCGCGAAGTGGAGCCCAACATCGGAGGATCGACATTGACGTTCGCCTGCGACAGCCAAGCGTGAACCTCGACGACATCGACGTTGGCAACGTTGCTGACTTCGAAAACGTAGCCGCCGTCCAGCTCGACGGCTCGTACGGCAATCTTTTCTGTCTCCTGTACGGCACAAGCAGCTTGCGCCGATAGTCCCGCCATGCTAATGAAGACCAACGCGACAACGACCAAAACCCCTGGCCTCAAAAGTGAGAACAGGGCTCTCGATCGCAATGTTGTCGTTCGATTCTCCAACCGGGATCCCAGACGAATCATGGAAGTTCGATCGTCTTCAAGTGCTCGCTGGAATCATCTTCGCGAACCAGTACGACTCCATGAGTTCCATTGAGCCCGTCAAGCTGCATGACTCCGTTGAGGTCCTTGATGGTTTCGTAAGCGACACCGGCAGTTCCGGAGATGCGTTCCACGATCGGCTTTTGCGAATCGACATTTTGCAAGTCGATTTTCATCACCCCCCGGCTGCTGTTGGCCATCAACGCGAAATCCTGATCGCCTTTCTTGTAGACGACCATATCGAGCGGCCTGTTTCGGTTGCCAAGTTCCGCGATCGTCGTTCCGCGAACCTTCGTGTCAGGCTGCAAATCGCCGACAGGAATTCGGACCAGCGGTGTGCACGTATACGCGGCCAAAAGTTCGACCTGATCTTTATCCTGCAACGCAGCAAATGTTCGAATCGGAGAACGCGTTTCGAACTTTCCGTGAGCTCCATGATAAATCTCGATGCTGCTTCCCTTGTGCGACTCGTTGAACGGATAGGGAATCGTTCGCAAGTTCGACGCGAACTCTTCGTTGGAAAGCCCGGCGACGTAAATGTCGCCGTCAACGTAAGCCATGTCTGTAA is part of the Mariniblastus fucicola genome and harbors:
- a CDS encoding DPP IV N-terminal domain-containing protein, with the protein product MTQNPTASAQDSKLASLQTVAESSGFTKTSTSAEVESFIEEVTSVAPHVSSHSIGKTTHGNDIVCVTVSSTPYTPGDEVVGKNIVLVIGNIHSGECAGKEALLRMIRELGINPNSNWLEKNVLLFVPNYSADANDQMGPENRPGQVGPEIMGRRANPQRLDLNRDFVKLEAPETRALVGLINKANPHLFIDCHTTNGSKHRYPLTYDIPHNPATSQTIRSWLRKKMMPEVTRRLEESGTSTFYYGNFSPDHTKWVSFGHQPRYSTEYVGMRGRLAILSEAYSYATYEERIEATHAFVSTILDFMTENAEFVDGMLNEVDADLIETATAEPERIQVSLSASPEAFDEKFNLKGYKGGQPQDYECDFVSNYKSVTSTTLPWAWIVPTDQPRAIDRLLRHGIVVSALTEAKELQVEQDTVLNIKRSESEFQKHANVRIETERKLVAKEVPAGSYVVQSAQPLGRLAAYLLEAESDDGLTMWNFFDDSIAKGKPYPVVRLASPIALASKQISKVAEKLPISLDMLDGPSSLFARTPKSPKWFGETNLISDQRWGRSVVVDCETNAVVKPAAPFVKAKFAETLKSLDLETSVVSKLLSASPTNSTNGKVSILSASNHTVVYFIAADESMLIGSPDNEAELTVLNPAEDQLAFVNDDGLNFLNLDIRTISTVKKANKDNLVGKLDWVYQEELYGRGNFKGFWWHPEQDRVAFLDLDESPVLPFTVMDHLPVRGKSEFTNYPKAGDPLPKVRLGLVETDKPDEVTWIDLDGYDDELLISAVSWSQTGDRLVAQVQNREQTWLDFVTADADGKNVKAIFRDQTAAWIESPGDPIFVDDSTFLWVSPRNGYRHLYRYSLNGTMQKQLTAGEWEIRNLIGLDKGKQFCFFTAAKNSPLEIHLYRLDLASGEIRQLSQKTGSHQINFSADKQFYLDTWSDFLTMPQTSIHRNDGTLVRKLDVSSDDRFDFIEVAKPKLIEIPTDNQPMDGMLILPPNFDKSKKYPLFVHMYAGPQAPRVKNRFGGQWYLWHQMLAQKGYAVFIVDPRSCSHRSGKQAWPVFRNFATAELDDILTSIDFVKKEGWVDEDRIGIWGWSYGGYMTAFAMTHSDVFKMGISGAPVTDWKNYDAIYTERYMGLPQDNTEGYKTSSVLESAENLSGKMLLVHGTIDDNVHLNNTLQLVELLQKAGKQFDLMLYPSNRHSVRDKEQLKHLRKLMTDYVLENL